In Betta splendens chromosome 22, fBetSpl5.4, whole genome shotgun sequence, the following proteins share a genomic window:
- the eml5 gene encoding echinoderm microtubule-associated protein-like 5 isoform X2 yields the protein MADRTAPNCHLRLEWVYGYRGHQCRNNLYYTAAKEIVYFVAGVGVVYNTREHKQKFYLGHNDDVISLALHPERVLVATGQVGKEPYICVWDSYTVQTVSILKDVHTHGIACLAFDLEGQCLVSVGLDSKNTICVWDWRRGKVLAAAPGHTDRIFDISWDLYQPSKLVSCGVKHIKFWSLCGNALTPKRGVFGKTGDLQTILCLACAKDEVTYSGALNGDIYVWKGVNLMRTVQGAHGSGIFSMNACEEGFATGGRDGCVRLWDLNFKPITVIDLRETDQGYKGLSVRSVCWRGDHILVGTQDSEIFEVVVHDRNKPFLIMQGHCEGELWALAVHPTKPLAITGSDDRSVRIWSLIDHALIARCNMEEPIRCAAVSTDGIHLALGMKDGSFTVLRVRDMTEVVHIKDRKEAIHELKYSPDGTHLAVGSNDNSVDVYGVVQRYKKVGECIGSSSFITHMDWSTDSKYLQINDGGGRRLFYRMPSGKEVTNREELKLVQWASWTCVLGPEVNGIWPKYSDINDINSVDANYNNQVLVTADDYGLVKLLRYPCVKKGAKFKKYLGHSAHITNARWSHDCQWVVTIGGADHSVFQWKFVPERKSKDALHIAPQEILADSNSEESDSDQSDVPEMDSEIEQETQLTYRRQVYKEDLPQLKEQCKEKHRTTAMKKRERAPGSGVKLHFIHGYRGYDCRSNLFYTQSGEIVYHVAAVGVVYNRQQNTQRFYMGHDDDILCLAIHPLKDYVATGQVGRDSSIHIWDTEALKPLSVLRGSHQLGVCALDFSADGKRLASVGLDDSHTIMLWDWRKGEKLSAMRGSKDKIFVVKINPYLPDKLITAGVKHMKFWHKAGGGLIGRKGSMGKTETMMCAVYGWSEEMVFSGTCTGDICIWRDMFLIKTVKAHDGPVFSMHALEKGFVTGGKDGIVALWDDTFERCLKTYAIKRAVLAPGSKGLLLEDNPSIRAISLGHGHILVGTKNGEILEVDKSGPITLLVQGHMEGEVWGLATHPHLPFCATVSDDKTLRIWDLSPSHCMLAVRKLRKGGRCCCFSPDGKALAVGLNDGSFLIVNADTLEDLVSFHHRKDVISDIRFSPGAGKYLAVASGDTFVDIYNVMSSKRVGVCKGCLNYITHLDWDKRGKLLQVNTGAKEQFFFEAPRGKRQTIPATEVEKIDWSTWTCVLGPSVEGVWPVLSEVTEVSAACLSNSRKVLATGDDLGYVKLFRYPVKGKYAKFKRYVAHSTHVTNVRWSHDDGLLVTVGGGDTCLMIWTHEPEGHRELKQCDSEESDIESEDDGGYDSDVTRENEISYTIKALSTNMRPMTGVKPHLQLKEPSVDERPPVSRALPLPEKLQTNNVGKKKRPIEDLVLELVFGYRGNDCRNNVHYLNEGADIIYHTASVGIVLNLTTSCQSFYVEHSDDILCLTINQHPKFPNVVATGQVGDTGDMSATSPSIHVWDAMSKQTLSVLRCFHSSGVCSVSFSATGKLLLSVGLDPEHTVTIWKWQEGAKVAGRVGHTQRIFVAEFRPDSDTHFVSVGIKHVRFWTLAGRALLSKKGVLSSIEDARMQTMLSVAFGANNLTFTGTISGDVCVWKEHILVRIVAKAHTGPVFTMYTTLRDGLIVTGGKERPSKEGGALKLWDQELKRCRAFRLETGQIIDCVRSVCRGKGKILVGTRNAEIIEVGEKNAACNILVNGHMDGPIWGLGAHPSRDVFLSAAEDGTVRLWDIAEKKMLNKVNLGHPARAISYSPEGDMVAIGMKNGEFIILLVTSLKIWGKKRDRRSPIQDIRFSPNSRYLAVGSTESAVDFYDLTLGPQLNRINSCRDIPSFVMQMDFSADSAYVQISTGAYKRLVYEVPSGKQLTEQSHIDRITWAAWTSVLGDEVIGIWSRNSDKADVTCACVSHSGLNIVTGDDFGMVKLFDFPCPEKFAKHKRFLGHAAHLTNIRFTNGDRFVVSAGGDDRSLFVWRCVHTPH from the exons ATGGCTGACAGAACTGCTCCTAACTGCCACCTGAGACTGGAGTGGGTGTACGGATACCGGGGACATCAGTGCCGCAACAACCTGTACTACACCGCCGCCAAGGAAATTGTCTATTTTGTCGCCGGGGTAGGAGTTGTGTACAACACCCGGGAGCACAAGCAGAAATTTTACCTGGGACACAACGATGACGTAATCAG CTTAGCGCTGCATCCGGAGCGCGTGCTGGTGGCGACGGGGCAGGTGGGAAAGGAGCCGTACATCTGCGTGTGGGACTCCTACACCGTGCAGACCGTGTCCATCCTCAAGGACGTGCACACGCACGGCATCGCCTGCCTGGCCTTCGACCTCGAGGGACAG TGTCTGGTGTCCGTGGGCCTGGACTCCAAAAACACAATCTGCGTGTGGGACTGGAGGCGAGGGAAGGTCCTGGCAGCTGCTCCCGGTCACACAGACAGG ATCTTTGACATATCGTGGGACTTGTACCAGCCCAGCAAGCTGGTGAGCTGTGGCGTCAAACATATCAAG TTCTGGAGCTTATGCGGCAACGCTCTCACACCTAAACGAGGGGTCTTTGGCAAAACGGGGGACCTTCAAACcatcctctgcctcgcctgCGCCAAGGATGAGGTCACATATTCAGGTGCCTTGAATGGGGACATCTACGTGTGGAAAGGAGTCAATCTGATGAGGACGGTGCAAGGAGCCCACGGG TCAGGGATTTTCAGCATGAATGCCTGTGAAGAGGGCTTCGCCACCGGAGGCCGCGACGGCTGCGTCCGGCTGTGGGATCTCAACTTCAAACCAATTACTGTCATTGATCTCAGGGAAACAGACCAAGGATATAAAG GGCTGTCTGTGCGCAGCGTGTGCTGGCGCGGAGACCACATCCTGGTGGGCACGCAGGACAGCGAGATCTTCGAGGTGGTGGTCCACGACCGCAACAAGCCCTTCCTCATCATGCAGGGCCACTGTGAGGGCGAGCTGTGGGCGCTGGCCGTGCACCCCACCAAACCCCTGGCCATCACGGGGAGCGACGACCGCTCAGTCAG gatATGGAGCCTGATAGATCACGCGCTAATAGCCCGCTGCAACATGGAGGAGCCCATTCGATGTGCAGCTGTGAGCACTGATGGCATTCATCTGGCTCTGGGGATGAAGGATGGCTCATTCACCGTGCTGAGAGTCAG AGACATGACAGAGGTGGTGCACATCaaggacaggaaggaggccATCCATGAGTTGAAGTATTCCCCCGACGGGACTCATTTGGCCGTTGGCTCCAATGACAACTCCGTGGACGTGTACGGTGTCGTGCAGCGCTACAAGAAAGTGGGCGAGTGCAtcggctccagcagcttcatcacGCACATGGACTGGTCCACAGACAGCAAGTACCTGCAGATAAACGACGGCGGCGGCAGGAGGCTCTTCTACCGGATGCCAA GTGGGAAGGAGGTGACCaacagggaggagctgaagctggtgcAGTGGGCCTCGTGGACCTGCGTGCTGGGGCCCGAGGTCAACGGGATTTGGCCCAAGTACTCGGACATCAACGACATCAACTCGGTGGACGCCAACTATAACAACCAGGTCTTGGTAACAGCTGATGACTACGGATTAGTGAAGCTGCTGCGGTACCCGTGCGTGAAAAAAG GTGCGAAGTTTAAGAAGTACTTGGGCCACTCGGCCCACATCACCAACGCCCGCTGGTCGCACGACTGCCAGTGGGTCGTGACCATCGGCGGCGCCGATCACTCCGTGTTCCAGTGGAAGTTTGTTCCCGAGAGGAAGTCCAAGGACGCGCTGCACATAGCGCCGCAGG AGATCCTGGCCGACTCCAACAGCGAAGAGTCCGATTCTGACCAGTCCGACGTGCCGGAGATGGACTCGGAAATCGAGCAGGAGACGCAGCTCACGTACCGTCGACAG GTTTACAAAGAAGATCTACCTCAGCTCAAAGAGCAGTGCAAGGAGAAACACAGAACCACGGCCATGAAGAAGAGAGAGCGAGCTCCGGGCAGTGGCGTGAAGCTGCACTTCATTCACGG CTACAGGGGCTACGACTGCAGGAGCAACCTGTTCTACACCCAGAGCGGGGAGATCGTCTACCACGTGGCCGCCGTGGGGGTCGTGTACAACCGGCAGCAGAACACCCAGCGCTTCTACATGGGCCACGATGACGACATCCTCTGTCTGGCCATTCATCCGCTCAAGGACTACGTAGCAACAGGCCAG gtCGGCAGAGACTCTTCCATCCACATCTGGGACACGGAGGCCTTGAAGCCGCTGTCGGTGCTGAGGGGCTCCCACCAGCTCGGAGTGTGTGCGCTGGACTTCTCAG CCGACGGCAAGCGTCTGGCCTCGGTCGGCCTGGacgacagccacaccatcatgCTGTGGGActggaggaagggagagaagcTGTCGGCCATGCG GGGAAGCAAGGACAAGATATTTGTGGTCAAGATAAACCCCTACCTGCCTGACAAGCTCATCACAGCCGGAGTGAAGCACATGAAGTTTTGGCATAAAGCTG GTGGCGGTTTAATTGGACGCAAGGGGAGCATGGGGAAGACGGAGACCATGATGTGTGCGGTGTACGGCTGGTCGGAGGAGATGGTGTTTTCAGGCACATGCACGGGCGACATCTGCATCTGGAGGGACATGTTCCTGATTAAGACTGTCAAGGCTCACGATGGCCCTGTTTTCAGCATGCACGCTCTGGAAAAG GGATTTGTGACTGGAGGAAAGGACGGAATCGTAGCCCTGTGGGACGACACTTTCGAGAGGTGCCTCAAGACCTATGCCATCAAACGAGCAGTCCTGGCCCCCGGCTCTAAAG GGCTGCTCCTGGAGGACAACCCCTCCATACGTGCCATATCCCTCGGCCACGGCCACATCCTAGTGGGGACCAAGAACGGTGAGATCCTGGAGGTGGACAAGAGCGGACCCATCACTCTCCTGGTCCAG ggtcACATGGAGGGAGAGGTGTGGGGCCTCGCTACTCATCCCCACCTCCCTTTCTGTGCCACCGTCAGCGATGACAAGACCCTGCGCATCTGGGACCTCTCGCCCAGCCACTGCATGCTGGCCGTACGCAAGCTCCGCAAAG gcggccgctgctgctgcttctcccctGACGGCAAAGCCCTGGCGGTGGGTCTGAATGACGGCAGCTTCCTCATAGTGAACGCAGACACGCTGGAGGACTTGGTGTCCTTCCACCATCGGAAGGACGTCATCTCTGACATCAGATTCTCTCCAG GTGCTGGGAAGTACCTGGCAGTAGCATCGGGGGACACGTTTGTGGACATTTACAACGTGATGAGCAGCAAACGTGTGGGCGTGTGCAAAGGATGCCTCAACTACATAACTCACCTGGACTGGGACAAGAGAG GAAAACTGCTGCAGGTCAACACGGGCGCCAAGGAGCAGTTCTTCTTCGAGGCTCCGCGCGGCAAAAGGCAGACGATCCCAGCTACAGAG GTGGAGAAGATCGACTGGAGCACGTGGACGTGTGTCCTGGGTCCGTCCGTGGAGGGGGTCTGGCCGGTGCTGAGCGAGGTGACCGAGGTGAGCGCGGCCTGTCTCAGCAACAGCAGGAAGGTGCTCGCGACGGGAGACGACCTGGGATACGTCAAGCTCTTCAGATACCCGGTCAAG GGCAAGTATGCAAAGTTCAAGCGCTACGTGGCCCACAGCACACATGTCACCAACGTGCGGTGGAGCCATGACGACGGCCTCCTGGTGACCGTGGGTGGAGGCGACACGTGCCTCATGATCTGGACCCACGAGCCCGAGGGCCACCGCGAACTAAAACAATGCGACAGCGAGGAGTCGGACATCGAGAGCGAGGACGACGGAG GTTATGACAGCGACGTGACGAGAGAAAACGAGATCAGCTACACCATCAAGGCCTTATCCACCAACATGCGCCCCATGACGGGGGTCAAGCCCcacctgcagctgaaggagccGTCTGTGGACGAGAG GCCTCCAGTCAGCCGAGCACTGCCACTgccagagaagctgcagaccaACAACGTTGGCAAAAAGAAGAGACCCATCGAG GACCTGGTGTTGGAGCTGGTGTTCGGTTACCGTGGCAACGACTGCCGCAACAACGTGCACTACCTGAACGAGGGGGCGGACATCATCTACCACACAGCCTCGGTGGGCATCGTGCTCAACCTGACGACCT CCTGCCAAAGTTTCTATGTAGAACACAGTGACGACATTCTGTGCCTGACAATCAATCAGCATCCCAAATTCCCCAACGTGGTGGCAACTGGCCAAGTAG gTGACACTGGTGACATGTCAG CCACGTCTCCATCCATTCACGTGTGGGACGCCATGAGCAAACAGACGCTGTCGGTGCTGCGCTGCTTCCACTCCAGTGGGGTCTGCTCCGTCAGCTTCAGCGCCACAGGGAAACTCCTGCTGTCAGTGGGCCTGGATCCCGAACACACCGTCACCATCTGGAAGTGGCAGGAAG GTGCCAAAGTGGCCGGTCGCGTAGGTCACACCCAGAGGATCTTTGTAGCAGAGTTCCGTCCGGACTCGGACACACACTTCGTGTCCGTGGGCATCAAACACGTGCGCTTCTGGACCTTAGCGGGTCGAGCTCTACTCAGCAAGAAAGGAGTGCTGAGCTCGATAGAGGACGCCCGGATGCAGACCATGCTGTCTGTGGCGTTTGGAGCT aatAACTTGACATTTACAGGTACCATAAgtggggatgtgtgtgtgtggaaggagcACATTCTAGTCAGAATAGTGGCCAAAGCTCACACAGGCCCAGTGTTCACCATGTACACCACACTGAGGGACGGCCTGATCGTCACCGGAGGCAAAGAAAGGCC gtCAAAGGAGGGCGGCGCTCTGAAGCTCTGGGACCAGGAGCTCAAACGCTGCAGAGCCTTTCGACTGGAAACTGGACAGATCATAGACTGCGTTCGCTCCGTGTGCAGGGGAAAA GGTAAAATCCTCGTGGGCACCAGGAACGCGGAGATCATCGAGGTCGGAGAAAAGAATGCAGCGTGCAATATCCTGGTGAACGGACACATGGACGGGCCCATCTGGGGTTTGGGAGCTCATCCGTCCAGAGACGTgttcctgtctgctgcagagGACGGGACGGTGCGTCTGTGGGACATAGCAGAGAAG AAGATGCTCAATAAGGTGAACCTGGGCCACCCAGCTCGCGCCATCAGCTACAGTCCTGAAGGAGACATGGTCGCCATCGGCATGAAGAACGGGGAGTTCATCATCCTGCTCGTCACCTCGCTCAAAATCTGGGGCAAGAAGAGGGACCGGCGCTCCCCCATTCAGGACATCAG gttCAGTCCAAACTCGCGCTACCTGGCCGTGGGCTCCACAGAGAGCGCGGTGGACTTCTACGACCTGACGCTCGGCCCGCAGCTCAACCGCATCAACAGCTGCAGGGACATCCCCAGCTTCGTGATGCAGATGGACTTCTCTGCAGACAGCGCCTACGTCCAG ATATCCACCGGCGCTTATAAACGACTGGTGTACGAGGTGCCGTCTGGGAAGCAGCTCACGGAGCAGTCCCACATCGATAGGATCACCTGGGCCGCATGGACCAG TGTTCTTGGGGACGAGGTCATTGGAATCTGGTCCCGCAACAGCGACAAAGCAGACGTCACCTGCGCCTGCGTTTCCCACTCAGGCCTCAACATCGTCACCGGCGACGACTTTGGGATGGTGAAGCTGTTCGACTTCCCGTGTCCAGAGAAGTTT GCCAAACACAAACGCTTTCTGGGTCACGCTGCTCACCTGACCAACATCCGCTTCACCAACGGAGATCGCTTCGTGGTCAGTGCCGGCGGAGACGACAGAAG CCTCTTCGTGTGGCGCTGTGTCCACACCCCCCACTGA